One Pectobacterium polaris DNA window includes the following coding sequences:
- a CDS encoding MFS transporter — protein MRKIKGLRWYMIGLVTIGTVLGYLTRNAMSVAAPTLQDQLHITTQQYSYIVAAYSACYTIMQPIAGYVLDLLGTKIGYAMFAILWAICCMGTALANSWGGLAIARGAVGMAEAAMIPAGLKASSEWFPAKERSVAVGYFNVGSSIGAMIAPPLVVWAIVAHSWEMAFIITGVLSLIWALCWLVFYKHPKDQKKLSDEERDYILSGQEAQHQTNNAKKMSALQILRNRQFWGIALPRFLAEPAWGTFNAWIPLFMFKAYGFNLKEIAMFAWMPMLFADIGCILGGYLPMLFQKHFKVNLIVSRKMVVTMGAVLMIAPGMIGLFSSPYVAIALLCVGGFAHQSLSGALITLSSDVFGRNEVATANGLTGMAAWMASTMFALVVGALADTMGFSPLFAALAVFDLLGAIVIWTVLKNQPASEVAAAAETLKEANQH, from the coding sequence ATGCGTAAAATCAAAGGATTACGCTGGTATATGATCGGCCTGGTGACCATTGGCACCGTGCTGGGATATCTGACGCGTAATGCAATGTCTGTTGCCGCACCGACGCTACAAGATCAGTTGCACATCACGACACAGCAGTATTCTTACATCGTTGCTGCCTACTCAGCTTGTTATACCATTATGCAGCCCATCGCTGGCTATGTACTGGATTTGCTTGGCACAAAAATCGGCTATGCCATGTTCGCCATTCTGTGGGCCATCTGCTGTATGGGTACCGCGCTGGCAAACAGCTGGGGGGGTTTAGCGATCGCCCGTGGCGCTGTCGGTATGGCAGAAGCGGCCATGATCCCTGCTGGCCTGAAAGCCAGTAGCGAATGGTTTCCGGCAAAAGAGCGCTCTGTTGCAGTGGGTTACTTCAACGTGGGGTCATCCATCGGCGCCATGATCGCGCCACCGCTGGTCGTGTGGGCGATTGTGGCGCACAGCTGGGAAATGGCCTTTATCATTACCGGTGTGCTGAGCCTGATCTGGGCTCTCTGCTGGCTCGTTTTCTATAAGCACCCAAAAGATCAGAAAAAACTCAGCGACGAAGAGCGCGACTACATTCTTAGCGGGCAGGAAGCACAGCACCAAACCAATAACGCGAAAAAAATGTCCGCCTTGCAGATCCTGCGTAACCGTCAATTCTGGGGTATCGCACTGCCGCGTTTTCTGGCTGAACCCGCCTGGGGAACGTTCAACGCGTGGATCCCGCTGTTCATGTTCAAAGCCTACGGCTTTAACCTGAAAGAAATCGCCATGTTCGCCTGGATGCCGATGCTGTTCGCCGATATCGGCTGCATTCTGGGCGGTTACTTGCCAATGCTGTTCCAAAAACACTTCAAAGTGAACCTGATCGTTTCTCGCAAAATGGTCGTCACGATGGGCGCGGTACTGATGATTGCACCGGGTATGATCGGGCTGTTCTCCAGTCCTTATGTCGCCATCGCTCTGCTGTGCGTCGGTGGTTTTGCGCACCAGTCGCTGTCCGGCGCGCTGATTACGCTGTCGTCTGACGTATTTGGCCGTAATGAAGTGGCCACAGCGAACGGTTTAACCGGGATGGCAGCCTGGATGGCAAGCACCATGTTTGCTCTGGTTGTGGGCGCACTGGCCGACACGATGGGCTTCAGCCCGCTGTTCGCGGCACTGGCCGTCTTTGACCTGTTGGGTGCTATCGTCATCTGGACCGTGTTGAAAAACCAACCGGCATCAGAAGTCGCCGCCGCAGCTGAAACATTGAAAGAAGCCAACCAACACTGA
- the exuR gene encoding transcriptional regulator ExuR: MALTEPRRLYQQLAAELKQRIESGMYQVGEKLPAERYISEEMNVSRTVVREAIIMLEVEGYVEVRKGSGIHVISNQQKNPFINSGDIEFVAAGPFELLQARQLIESNIAEFAATQVTRQDIIQLMEIQEYARQEDRFRDSQWDLKFHVQVALATQNSAMATIVEKMWSQRIHNPYWRKLHEHIDDKSIESWCEEHDRILKALIRKDPYAAKLAMWQHLENTKQMLFRATTDDFEFNVDRYMFAENPVVHLDQIHTGKS, from the coding sequence ATGGCACTCACTGAACCCCGACGGCTATACCAGCAGTTAGCCGCAGAATTAAAACAGCGCATTGAAAGCGGTATGTATCAGGTCGGCGAAAAATTACCGGCAGAGCGCTATATTTCTGAAGAAATGAACGTCAGCCGCACTGTGGTGCGCGAAGCCATCATTATGCTGGAAGTCGAAGGGTACGTTGAAGTACGCAAGGGTTCAGGCATTCACGTTATTTCCAACCAGCAGAAGAATCCGTTCATTAATAGCGGCGATATTGAATTCGTTGCAGCGGGTCCATTTGAGCTGCTTCAGGCTCGCCAACTCATTGAAAGCAACATTGCTGAATTTGCGGCCACGCAGGTGACCCGTCAGGACATCATCCAACTGATGGAGATTCAGGAATACGCGCGACAAGAAGATCGCTTCCGTGATTCTCAGTGGGACCTCAAATTCCACGTTCAGGTCGCGCTGGCAACACAGAACTCCGCTATGGCGACCATCGTCGAGAAAATGTGGAGCCAACGGATTCATAATCCTTACTGGCGCAAACTGCATGAGCACATTGACGACAAGTCGATTGAAAGCTGGTGCGAGGAACACGACCGCATCCTTAAGGCACTGATTCGCAAAGATCCTTATGCAGCCAAACTGGCAATGTGGCAACATCTGGAAAACACCAAACAGATGCTATTTCGCGCCACAACGGATGATTTCGAGTTTAACGTCGACCGTTATATGTTCGCCGAGAATCCGGTCGTCCACCTCGACCAGATACACACGGGCAAGTCCTAA